One segment of Vulpes lagopus strain Blue_001 chromosome 8, ASM1834538v1, whole genome shotgun sequence DNA contains the following:
- the LOC121497940 gene encoding uncharacterized protein LOC121497940 → MAGPRHLGRLGLGGGFVLGPLAGRCKRGRTSCRVTFLRERDCGFHSEWGGGERDASCCFRDGGLAVAWAEAPEHGMEPAGGGSRSRPTCHVWAPGSLHGCRHTPGAAQAAKHKACPRSEDKRGVSGSHLEVGFATCGTVGRSTSFPCLRILLCDVGTSAPTSESVLENRFLARDGPAVEARPARRLLAAVAPPSRPLRWAELTGPRGSWFPGALGACVARGLHPQPSRVTLSACPSVPAPPRPPPSASGRGLGLQVALERYMGTRWARGPPCQPPAPIHLRISAPLPPWGLALHFLLVAVTPKESQAGPRRRGGGHVKQP, encoded by the exons ATGGCTGGGCCTCGCCACCTGGGCCGgctggggctgggcgggggctTCGTGTTGGGCCCCTTAGCTGGCCGGTGCAAACGCGGACGGACGTCCTGCAGGGTCACTTTCTTGCGGGAACGGGACTGCGGATTCCACtcggagtgggggggtggggaaagggatgCGAGCTGTTGTTTCAGAGACGGAGGACTGGCCGTGGCCTGGGCGGAGGCTCCAGAGCATGGGATGGAGCCGGCTGGGGGAGGCAGCAGGAGTCGCCCGACGTGTCATGTCTGGGCTCCTGGCAGCTTGCACGGCTGCCGCCACACACCTGGCGCTGCCCAGGCTGCAAAGCACAAAGCCTGTCCCCGCAGCGAGGATAAAAGGGGCGTGAGTGGATCTCATCTGGAGGTTGGCTTTGCCACCTGCGGGACCGTGGGGCGGTCAACAAGCTTTCCGTGCCTCCGCATCCTCCTCTGTGATGTGGGAACGAGTGCGCCTACCTCCGAGTCCGTCTTGGAGAACAGATTCCTGGCACGTGACGGGCCAGCAGTCGAGGCCCGTCCAGCCCGACGCCTCCTCGCCGCCGTGGCTCCTCCCAGCCGCCCTCTGCGGTGGGCTGAGCTGACCGGGCCCCGGGGAAG TTGGTTTCCAGGAGCCCTCGGGGCGTGTGTGGCGCGTGGTCTCCACCCCCAGCCGTCCAGAGTCACCCTGTCTGCCTGTCCTtctgtccctgctcctccccggcccccgcccaGCGCTTCCGGAAGGGGtctggggctgcaggtggcccTGGAGAGGTACATGGGGACCCGGTGGGCGCGAGGccctccctgccagccccccGCCCCGATCCACCTGCGCATCTCAGCCCCACTACCCCCCTGGGGTCTGGCTCTCCACTTCCTGCTGGTCGCCGTGACCCCGAAAGAGAGTCAGGCTGGACCACGGCGCCGAGGAGGAGGCCACGTGAAGCAGCCGTGA
- the TMEM171 gene encoding transmembrane protein 171, with translation MSPVAAAEPDGAQRDRCVSKLIFFLFVFGAMLLCVGVLLSIFGFQACQYRIFQDCSVVLKVAGPACAAVGLGAVILARSRARLQLRESRLRGSPVDPDRAFLCGESRQFVQCLIFGFLFLTSGMLISILGIWVPGCGSDWAQEALNETDSADTEPQMCGFLSLQIMGPLIVLMGLCFFVVAHVKRSNLHEGQDASESEDPQIRSLEPVQVTVGDAVILFPPPPPPYFTESSAPAATRSPGADGLRPDENPPSYYSIFNYGRTPAPGLQGVAPEAHGESIYTISGAAAAPNTLPPPELPPRYEEKETAAASTPTLGSGPAAP, from the exons ATGTCACCCGTGGCTGCTGCTGAGCCAGACGGGGCCCAGCGCGACAGGTGTGTCAGCAAgctcatcttcttcctttttgtctttggTGCCATGCTGCTGTGTGTGGGGGTGCTGCTGTCCATCTTTGGGTTCCAGGCATGCCAGTACAGAATCTTCCAGGACTGCAGTGTGGTGCTGAAGGTCGCTGGGCCGGCCTGTGCCGCGGTAGGGCTGGGGGCCGTGATCCTGGCACGCTCCCGGGCCCGGCTTCAGCTCCGGGAGAGCCGCCTGCGGGGCAGTCCGGTGGACCCCGACCGAGCCTTCCTCTGTGGGGAGAGCCGCCAGTTTGTCCAGTGCCTCATCTTCGGGTTTCTGTTCCTGACAAGTGGCATGCTCATCAGCATCCTGGGCATTTGGGTCCCCGGCTGTGGCTCAGACTGGGCGCAGGAAGCGCTGAACGAGACGGACTCTGCCGACACGGAGCCGCAGATGTGTGGATTCCTGTCCCTGCAGATCATGGGGCCCCTGATTGTACTCATGGGGTTGTGTTTCTTTGTGGTGGCCCACGTGAAGAGAAGCAACCTGCACGAGGGCCAGGATGCCTCTGAAAGTGAGGACCCGCAGATCCGGAGCTTGGAGCCCGTCCAGGTCACCGTAG GTGACGCCGTGATCCTattcccgccgccgccgccgccctacTTTACCGAGTCCTCGGCTCCTGCAGCGACTCGAAGTCCTGGGGCTGACGGTTTGCGTCCAGATGAAAATCCACCTTCgtattacagtatttttaactaTGG tCGGACCCCagctcctgggctccagggcGTGGCCCCCGAGGCGCATGGCGAATCCATATACACCATTTCCGGGGCTGCTGCGGCCCCCAACACCCTTCCACCCCCCGAGCTGCCTCCCAGGTACGAGGAGAAGGAAACGGCAGCCGCCTCGACGCCAACCCTGGGCTCCGGGCCTGCCGCGCCGTGA